The genome window caggtaggaAAGTTCTGTGCATAAAAAACGGCcttacttaatcagggatgagctggttagctgtaataattgttgtaatttgctgttgtgaatgtgtactgttgttttgttttgtctttgctggcctttggccgtattaaactatctataaAATGTGGAtaggacatattgctttgctgcctttttggacagattttttttaatgtgtacatCACAATGTTAAGGGAAGTTGCACGCTTCATGCTTAgatgtgttgtggtttcaaagcccaaaactttttttccatgctggagaaatgagggtgggggaggtcctgcttggactcctggggttgctgtagattttcCACCAATAGGAAGTGTTCCCGTGGCAGAGGGTGGGAGTGGGTGGAAGACGGACTGTGGTGGTAggacaggaaaaatgggatgttcacGCCTGCGGGTTTGCATTGTTAAAAAAATAGCGGGTTCATGCGAAGGGGCAGAAAAAATAgattatttccttcatggaaaacgtGCACCCATGCGAAGGACAAAAGCGGAATAAAATAGACACATTCAAAAATAACGGATGTAAcccgttattattatgctgtgcggaattgaccacTGTTAAGATAGCACTGTATCCTATTTATCATGGTAGCAAAATcacattattttctcattttgcaTTCTTCCTCCAGCCATTTTTCTTAATCAGTTAATGTATTCAATTTGGATAAATTTATCACTATCATTTTTGAATAGGTAAATGTCacctccaaattaaaaaaacctcttaaaaTCCATGATCACTCTTGCATTACTAAGATACAACCATTACTTCAAGGACAGGAATTTGTCAATTTCCCCATGAGTTAATAAAATAAGTAACCATTAGAAACTTACAGAgaagttttgtttctttattttgctACCAATGGTGACATTTTCCAGTGCAAATGTGTCATGTAACTATATTCTTAACTCTTTTGATGATATGGAGTCCTTCTGTTATGTGCTTTACACATTTTATAGGATTTGGAAATATGAGTTAGTGTAAAGTGCTGTAGCCAGACTTTTATATGGCATGGGCAAGCATGAACTAAATATACCAGCTCTGAAATAGCTGCTCTGGATTACAATCTGTTTGAAGGGCAGGCTTAGCCTGTTAGCAATAGTCTTTTAACACTGTAATAATGCAATGTAGGATTTATGTAGGATTGGCAAACTGATCAAGGCAAAGAACAGAATAGAAATGTATAAAGAACTGAATGGCTGGGTAATTTGCAAATATCACATGCATATAATTACGTCATTTTCAAACAAACTGCAgagatgtaaatgttttaattccATAAACTCACAAACTGGGCATAGAAACCAAGTAATACTACCTTATTTTTTAATATTCCTTTTGTTTTGGTCATAGACATTTATAATTCTTAACAGTAGAATGGAGAATCAACACATTTTTGCAGTTTCTTTCAAAGCAATTTTTCCCAAGCAATCAATGTCCATGTTTAATGCTGAACATAACACTTTTAGTATGAAgatttgttaaaaaagaaaaaaaaatacatgacaTGTTTCATGTTACGTTGATTCTTCATGAAAaaatagaagggttttttttaacaagcaaAAACCAATTTTCCTCCAGAAAGGGACAGAAGAGGAAAACGGTTAGCCAACGGGAAAGCATGTCTCTCTCACTATACCCAACATTTCTCTATTACATATTGATGTCTATGTGCTATTTGCAACCCAGTATTACAGTAAGATGTTTCTTTTGGTGTGGTAAATTTTAGTAGCATTATTAATTCATTTTCAGATTGCTTTTAGTTCATAACTGGTGTGGGCTAAAAATTAAGTCTGTGAAATTTTTAgaaaaatcaatttttttctcaTGCTTTATAATTCTCCATCCTCCCTACTTTTTCATTAATAAGGGGAGTTTATTCAGTCCTAGAAAACTAAATAGGCTTTCACATATTACAAGTCAGACACCAAGGTTTGCTACTGAGTGCAAACCAACAGATGCAAGCAATACTAGCACCCTAATTAATGTATTTGTGTTTCCCAACCTGCTTGCTTTGgacataggagcacatcctttttggggaggccaagcttgcatgctgggggcctccataagtGGTCTGGGGCGGTGGAGGGTTGGATAACGCAAGTCGCGGAGGGTCTGCTAGAGAGTTCGTTACCCCCaacaggaaggggtgtcacaaaatgggtacatgctcaggtggcacctagtaactttctgtcccattccCCAATTGGGGATGGTTCCGGGTTCAGTATGcttgctgcccgaagggccagatTCAGCATGCTTGCTGCCTGAATGCCAGGTTCAGCACACTTGCTGCCCAGCGGTCAGGATGTGCTTCTTATGTTCGCCCAGCTTCCTCCATTGCTTGTTAATAAAATGGGCTGTGGCCAAAGTTCATTCCAACTAAAGTTGAGTTGGTGGTCATTGGTAAATGAACCTCCGCACATCAGCACGTAAACGTATTTGTTTTTCCCAACCTGCTTGCCACGCTTTCACTTTACATGTCTAGATGTGCAATTATAACAATTCTTAGGTGTAGACCTAACAAACACAACACATAGATGTGCATTTAACTAATACTCAGCATCATATGGGCAAATCTAGTGGTAGATGTTAACAATGAGATGTTTGCAAGGTAATGAAGATGTATCAGAGTTCACACCAAGTTTTGGATCACATCCAAAATTTGAAGTACTGATTGTGGGCACTTGTATTTCCAAAACATTCTCAGGTTCTTTGCAGTTGcagtaaatggattttaaaaaataaaggagagctCAAAATGTATGGGAATGCCACTCCAGGTAGAGGAAAGGCTGTTGTGTTCCCTCTGGAGCCATTATTCAATGTAGAAACAGCACTGGGGGAGTTATTTCTGTGCTTTTTCTGCTTGATATAGAGTACAGTGCGTGGGAATGGCAAACAAGGGTACATAATTCTCCCCCTCTCCTGGAAAAACATCTTAGGTTGGAGAGGAGTCTTTCCTTTCCCTGTGGCAGAATTCTGAGCCTGTTagggttttcctttgtttttgaaacaccattccctgcagctgctgtgtggcttccaTGAGTTGGTCTAGGAAATTTGGGctcaactctttaaaaacagaaatgtgtAGTTTAGCTCTAAAGTTGCCAGAATTCACAACTTAATATGCAATGAAGATATTTCTCGACAGTTGTACAGGCTCATCACAAATATACGCAGTAACAGTGTGAGTCATCGTTTAATGTCATCGTTAAAAGAACAAGCAGGAAGGTATACATGGGTTTTGTACTGTATCAAAAGATCAATGATGGAAAAGCTGTAACAGCAATATGCTTGTTCTACAGAATTATATTGCTTGCTTCCTAGGCTAGCATCACTTTTCCAAAACCCTGTGTTCTGTCTACTGGATGCAGCCTACTTATGTGTCCAGATGGTATCTGTTGAACATAGATTGGAAATCTGCTAAAAAAAGCTGAGGGATAAATAAATACGGATTTCTCATGAATGTTCATTATGTATAAGCCTTTGACATAGCCCTCAAAGATCTTGTATGCAGGAGTAACTTAATCTAAAATTAAAGCAGCTTTAATATTCGTTCTTAGAGAtaagaaataatttatttttcttcgATCTTCACAATTACCACAGAGTATCTAACTACACGACCAATGCCATTACATATCACGGGAGAATTGCTCACCTACACTTTACTTGGACTAAGACAATTgcaatttaaaaagtaaatgaacTGTACAGTGTGCTATTGGGCAAAGTGTCATTCTTAAGCCTCATGTAGAGATGAGGTATGGAATCTTTGACGTAAAAAATGTAAATTGTCAATAAACAAGAAGACAGTATAAAGCAGTTTTGTTTTGGCATTGGAGTTTTTGTTAATTAGTAAAAAAGAAAACTAGAGAAAAAGATCCAGTTCTTACAATACATAAAATTGCTTACGAAAGTAATGTTCCTTccttttcttgattttttaaatagaaagaaATATTATGAATATATTGCAGCACAAAGAAAGACTGCAAAATTACCAGTTAAAGAAAATACTATTGTATGAAAAACGAATGTAAAATTACCAAGTAGTTTCCTTACAAAAACGATCAAACTATAAACAGtcacaaaatatataaaaatgccaCTTTGAACGAGGCAATCGTACTCTACCGAAACTGGTAgtagattttttccccagaactgtTGATTTCATACAGTAGTAACTGACAAAAAAGCATTGTGCACTcttgtgtcatctggagatttagCACCATGTGTCATAAGTTCCTGGATGGTCATCCAGTTGTCCAGTATCTTCTTATTCCTCTTTTTCATCATCTTTTTGTGACTGAGTTCAATAATATTAATTTCCTTTTTGCCCTCACTGCCGCTTTGTGGGCTTTCCTTAAGACACTCTAACCTGCTACGCATCATGAATTCCCGACGCCTCCTCTGCTCCTTGGCTCGCACCAGGTgctgcttcctttcctctttgctcCAGTAACGACCCATCTTCATTTCACTCATGGTATCATCATCTGTTGTCATTCCACTACGTTCCTCTTTAATCTTTAAGGCACGTTCCTTCAGGATTCTGTCTCTTACTGGTCTTTTTGTAATATACCTTGTCCCATCACTCCTTATTTTTACTTTCCATTCCATCTTGGGCTCTGTACACTTCTGTGAATCTTTGCACATATTCACTAGGCTAAGCTGACTCTGGGCATACTCCACTGCAGATTTTTGTTGGATTAGCTGCATATAGCTTTGATAATGTTTAGCGTGTGTAGGTATGTTCCCATACCTGTATGAGGAGCTATGGTATGGGGAAAGATAAGGAATATGCTCAGGACTTTGCCTCTCTTGCTCTGTTGATTTGCTACTTTCTGaaactgtttccttttcttcaagAGAACTGTTTTGCTCAGTAGCTTTGGATTTGTTTTGGGTTATATCCCTGCTACTCTGTCTTGAAGACAAGTGGTTAGTCACTATGGTACTCCTCAGATTTTTCCTGTTGGTAATGCTGATCATTCTCTGGAGAGAACTATCAGGAGATTGATCTACATTCAGTGGAGTGCTTCTGCAGCTCTCTGCTGTATTGTAAGCACTGGAAGTGTCTTTGTCAGATTTCTCTGGGTGTTCTATAATGTCATCCAGTTTTCCTCCTTGAAGGTCTATGCTGGTATTAATATTTCTGAATGTACCACTGTGTAATGCCCAAATGTCTCCATACTGATCTTTTACTTTTTGAAGCTGATGAGCTTGCATAATG of Sphaerodactylus townsendi isolate TG3544 linkage group LG06, MPM_Stown_v2.3, whole genome shotgun sequence contains these proteins:
- the PDZRN4 gene encoding PDZ domain-containing RING finger protein 4 isoform X3, translated to MGCNLCSFQKREEHYKLLYEVSQEVELCRVSSQEKLGLTVCYRTDDEEDTGIYISEIDPNSIAARDGRIREGDRILQINGQDVQNREEAVALLSSDECKKIVLLVARPEMQLEEGWLDDERNEFLEDLNLEMLEEQHNETVQQTGNEVEQPKKHEEEDGTTDTATSSSNNNEKDSGVGPTDESQRNDESSEQENVPEEQSTTMLQSQRGLGQSQDTLGSMELQCKESLVSGEYIKSDSVGNQDADCERFRQLLELKCKIRNHGEYDLYYSSSTIECKRRQKVGVEHELQLLNEELRNIELECQNIMQAHQLQKVKDQYGDIWALHSGTFRNINTSIDLQGGKLDDIIEHPEKSDKDTSSAYNTAESCRSTPLNVDQSPDSSLQRMISITNRKNLRSTIVTNHLSSRQSSRDITQNKSKATEQNSSLEEKETVSESSKSTEQERQSPEHIPYLSPYHSSSYRYGNIPTHAKHYQSYMQLIQQKSAVEYAQSQLSLVNMCKDSQKCTEPKMEWKVKIRSDGTRYITKRPVRDRILKERALKIKEERSGMTTDDDTMSEMKMGRYWSKEERKQHLVRAKEQRRRREFMMRSRLECLKESPQSGSEGKKEINIIELSHKKMMKKRNKKILDNWMTIQELMTHGAKSPDDTRVHNAFLSVTTV